One window of Saccharomyces mikatae IFO 1815 strain IFO1815 genome assembly, chromosome: 8 genomic DNA carries:
- the NEM1 gene encoding Nem1-Spo7 phosphatase catalytic subunit NEM1 (similar to Saccharomyces cerevisiae NEM1 (YHR004C); ancestral locus Anc_2.530), which translates to MNALKYFSNHLITTKKPRKNHVEVTNNQDILDTSNEDSNTYATHIENNCTIEVNQHFDHSSDHLKDFNQNEERKLFISAKPKSLRSILKEKIGSILWALLLFLPYYLVIKPLMSLWYVFTFPLSVIERRVKHTDKRNKESSDNENGSPTSSSSAGDSSEKINSKNCNLNTISETVEDDLNASDEIILQRDNVKGSLLRAQSVKLRSRSYSKSEVSLTNHSSTNTVFGTKRMGRFLFPKKLIPKSVLNTQKKKKLVIDLDETLIHSASRSTTHSNSSQGHLVEVKFGISGIRTLYFIHKRPYCDLFLTKVSKWYELIIFTASMKEYADPVIDWLESSFPSSFSRRYYRSDCVLRDGVGYIKDLSIIKNSEENEKGSSSSLDDVIIIDNSPVSYAMNVDNAIQVEGWISDPTDTDLLNLLPFLEAMRYSTDVRNILALKHGEKAFNIN; encoded by the coding sequence ATGAATGCCCTAAAATACTTCTCGAATCATTTAATAACTACAaagaaaccaagaaaaaaccatGTTGAGGTGACAAATAATCAGGATATACTTGATACTTCGAACGAAGATTCGAATACATATGCTACTCACATTGAGAATAATTGCACTATTGAAGTGAATCAGCACTTTGACCACTCCTCAGACCACCTAAAAGATTTTAATCAGAATGAAGAGAGAAAATTGTTCATTTCTGCAAAGCCAAAGTCATTACGTTCCATcctgaaagagaaaatagGGTCAATTTTATGGGCATtgttactttttcttccgtATTATTTAGTAATTAAACCCTTGATGTCTTTATGGTATGTTTTTACCTTCCCATTAAGCGTCATCGAGCGCCGTGTGAAACATACTGATAAGAGGAACAAGGAATCGAGTGATAATGAGAATGGGTCGCCTACAAGTTCAAGTAGTGCTGGTGATTCTAGTGAGAAGATAAATTCTAAAAATTGCAATCTTAATACGATTTCCGAGACAGTTGAAGATGATTTGAATGCCAGTGATGAGATAATTCTCCAAAGGGATAATGTCAAAGGCTCGTTATTGAGAGCTCAATCAGTTAAATTAAGGTCAAGAAGTTACTCTAAATCAGAAGTTTCACTTACTAATCATTCAAGTACTAATACGGTATTTGGTACAAAACGTATGGGTAGGTTTTTATTTCCAAAGAAGCTAATACCCAAATCAGTATTAAATacacaaaagaagaagaaattggtTATAGATCTTGATGAGACCTTAATTCACTCAGCTTCTCGAAGTACAACACATAGTAATTCTTCTCAGGGTCACCTAGTAGAGGTAAAATTTGGAATAAGCGGAATTCGTACGCTGTATTTTATTCACAAGAGGCCCTATTGTGATTTGTTTTTAACAAAAGTTAGCAAATGGTATGAACTTATAATTTTTACAGCATCCATGAAAGAATATGCCGATCCTGTAATAGATTGGTTAGAAAGTTCCTTCCCATCCAGTTTTTCGAGAAGATATTACCGTTCTGACTGTGTCCTCAGGGATGGTGTTGGATACATTAAGGACTTGAGCATTATAAAGAActctgaagaaaatgagaagggcagttcttcttcattagatGATGTAATTATTATAGATAATAGCCCAGTAAGCTATGCGATGAATGTGGATAATGCTATTCAAGTGGAAGGTTGGATAAGTGACCCCACAGATACAGACTTATTGAACCTATTGCCTTTTTTGGAGGCTATGAGATACTCGACAGATGTCAGGAATATATTGGCATTGAAACATGGCGAAAAGGCATTCAATATAAACTGA
- the TCD1 gene encoding tRNA threonylcarbamoyladenosine dehydratase (similar to Saccharomyces cerevisiae YHR003C and YKL027W; ancestral locus Anc_2.527), producing MANNTWKLVVTTALISVFSTQLVKSAWKEYKLSCAANKNKIALQPRQYDDDLFREQLARNYAFLGEEGMKKIKEQYIVIVGAGELGSWVCTMLIRSGCQKIMIIDPEDISVDSLNTHCCAILSDIGKPKVECLKEHLSKIAPWSDIRTRAKEWTKENSEELIFSDGESPTFIVDCLDNLDSKVDLLEYAYNNKINVISSMGIATKSDPTRVSINDISMTEFDPISRCVRRKLRKRGIVTGVPVVFSNEMLDPRKDDVLSSIDGERRAINARRDEALRHLPELGTMPGIFGLSIATWILTTVSGYPMKNSEVKNRLKFHDSILETFQKQMVRLNENSDQPSFLGLKEVGYIVEEMFRGKSPVSGYSTKLALTKWEADKEVSLTNVVLMTKEEQEIHERRVLRGGEKLTAVYSTDVLDIIDRVFKEEKYYS from the coding sequence ATGGCAAATAATACGTGGAAACTAGTTGTTACTACGGCTCTTATATCTGTGTTTTCAACGCAATTAGTCAAAAGTGCAtggaaagaatataaacTTTCATGTGCGGCtaataagaataaaattgCATTGCAACCTCGTCAATATGATGACGACTTATTCAGGGAGCAATTGGCTCGTAACTATGCATTTCTTGGTGAAGAAGGCATGAAAAAGATCAAGGAACAGTATATAGTTATAGTTGGCGCTGGAGAACTGGGGTCGTGGGTATGTACAATGTTAATTCGTTCAGGATGTCAGAAGATTATGATTATTGATCCAGAAGACATATCAGTTGACTCTTTAAACACGCATTGTTGCGCAATTTTATCAGATATCGGAAAGCCCAAAGTAGAATGTTTGAAAGAACACTTGTCTAAGATTGCTCCTTGGTCTGATATAAGAACAAGGGCTAAGGAATGGACTAAGGAAAACTCAGAAGAGTTAATATTTTCTGATGGTGAATCACCAACTTTTATTGTGGATTGCTTAGATAATCTAGATTCGAAGGTAGACCTATTAGAATACGCttacaataataaaataaacgTTATATCTTCCATGGGTATCGCCACCAAATCAGATCCAACCCGCGTAAGTATAAATGATATTTCTATGACAGAGTTTGATCCTATATCTCGTTGTGtgagaagaaaattaagaaagaGAGGCATTGTCACGGGGGTTCCTGTTGTTTTTAGTAATGAAATGCTTGATCCACGTAAAGACGACGTACTTTCTTCCATAGATGGTGAACGCCGTGCCATCAACGCTAGAAGAGACGAGGCCCTAAGGCATTTACCAGAATTAGGAACCATGCCCGGTATTTTTGGTTTGAGTATTGCAACGTGGATCTTAACCACGGTTTCAGGTTATCCAATGAAAAACAGTGAGGTCAAGAATAGATTAAAATTTCATGATAGCATACTAGAGACTTTCCAAAAGCAGATGGTGCGATTAAATGAAAACAGTGACCAACCATCATTTCTTGGATTGAAAGAGGTCGGCTATATAGTCGAGGAGATGTTTAGGGGCAAATCTCCTGTTAGCGGATACTCTACAAAACTAGCTTTAACAAAATGGGAGGCTGATAAAGAAGTTTCTTTAACTAATGTTGTTCTTATGAcgaaagaagaacaagaaattcaCGAAAGAAGAGTTCTGCGGGGTGGTGAAAAACTGACAGCTGTATATTCTACTGATGTTCTCGATATTATTGATAGGGTTTTTAAAGAGGAGAAATACTATTCTTAG
- the GPA1 gene encoding guanine nucleotide-binding protein subunit alpha (similar to Saccharomyces cerevisiae GPA1 (YHR005C); ancestral locus Anc_2.643) — protein sequence MGCTISTQTLDDESDPFLQNKRANDVIEQSLQLEKQRDKNEIKLLLLGAGESGKSTVLKQLKLLHQGGFSHQERLQYAQVIWADAIQSMKILIIQARKLGIQLDCDDPINNKDLFACKRIILKAKALDYINASVAGGSEFLNDYVLKYSERYEIKRRVQSTGRAKAAFDEDRDISNNRSGVDNDADTVAQNGDYDKNNSSRLDLQDICKDLNQEGDDQMFVKKTSREIQGPNRRNFIHNDIAKAIKQLWNNDKGIKQCFARSNEFQLEGSAAYYFDNIEKFASPNYICTDEDILKGRIKTTGITETEFNIGSSKFKVLDAGGQRSERKKWIHCFEGITAVLFVLAMSEYDQMLFEDERVNRMHESIMLFDTLLNSKWFKDTPFILFLNKIDLFEEKVKSMPIRKYFPDYQGRVGDAEAGLRYFEKIFLSLNKTNKPIYVKRTCATDTQNMKFVLSAVTDLIIQQNLKKSGII from the coding sequence ATGGGGTGTACAATCAGCACACAAACACTGGATGACGAAAGCGATCCGTTTTTACAGAACAAAAGAGCTAATGATGTCATCGAGCAATCGTTGCAGCTAGAAAAACAACGTGACAAAAATGAGATAAAATTGCTTCTATTAGGTGCAGGTGAATCAGGTAAATCGACTGTTTTAAAACAGTTGAAATTATTACATCAAGGCGGGTTTTCCCACCAAGAAAGGTTACAATACGCCCAAGTGATATGGGCAGATGCCATACAATCAATGAAAATCTTGATTATTCAGGCCAGAAAACTAGGTATTCAACTCGACTGTGATGATCCAATCAACAATAAAGATTTGTTTGCATGCAAGAGAATAATATTAAAGGCTAAAGCTTTAGATTATATCAACGCCAGTGTTGCTGGCGGCtctgaatttttgaatgattATGTGTTGAAGTATTCTGAAAGGTATGAAATTAAGAGACGTGTTCAGAGTACTGGGCGAGCAAAAGCTGCTTTCGATGAGGACAGAGATATTTCCAATAACAGAAGTGGTGTTGACAATGATGCGGACACAGTGGCACAAAATGGGGATTATGATAAAAACAACAGTAGCAGACTTGATCTACAGGACATTTGCAAAGATTTGAACCAAGAAGGTGATGACCAAATGTTTGTTAAGAAGACTTCAAGGGAAATTCAGGGACCGAATAGACGAAATTTTATTCACAATGACATTGCTAAGGCGATAAAGCAACTTTGGAATAACGACAAGGGTATCAAGCAGTGTTTTGCACGTTCCAATGAATTTCAATTGGAGGGCTCTGCTGCATATTATTTTGACAATATCGAAAAATTTGCTAGCCCGAATTATATCTGTACAGATGAGGACATCTTAAAGGGCCGCATAAAAACCACAGGAATTACAGAGACAGAATTTAACATTGGTTCATCCAAATTTAAGGTTCTTGACGCGGGTGGACAGCGTTCTGAACGTAAGAAATGGATTCACTGCTTCGAAGGAATTACTGCagttttatttgttttagCGATGAGTGAGTATGATCAAATGTtgtttgaagatgaaagaGTCAACAGAATGCATGAATCAATAATGTTATTTGACACATTATTGAATTCCAAGTGGTTCAAAGACACACCGTTTATTCTATTTTTAAACAAGATCGATTTgttcgaagaaaaagtgaaaagCATGCCCATAAGGAAATATTTCCCTGATTATCAAGGCCGTGTCGGCGATGCAGAAGCAGGATTGAGATACTTCGAGAAGATATTTTTAAGCTTGAATAAGACAAACAAACCAATTTATGTGAAGCGAACATGCGCCACCGATACCCAAAACATGAAATTTGTATTAAGCGCAGTCACCGATCTAATCATTCAGCAAAacctaaaaaaaagtggTATTATATGA